Proteins from one Mercurialis annua linkage group LG7, ddMerAnnu1.2, whole genome shotgun sequence genomic window:
- the LOC126655537 gene encoding fasciclin-like arabinogalactan protein 6 has product MAASTSPLHLTIFLFFFFSMKIQSHLHQLDSNPLNLTETLTKNGEFIIFINLLATTPVPSQIQKQLTISPLGLTVFAPSDPAFSDLEPDTILNLTAQRLNELVRYHILPRFYNLNDLFSVKNPIRTQASGQEGGAFSLNFTVTDDGERVKALTGVVGAEIKKVLRQEFPLAVYGIDEVLLPAELFGEEPLIMEAPAQRLPEEILLELVEHGADYLTAANIGCKNN; this is encoded by the coding sequence ATGGCAGCATCCACTTCTCCTCTCCATCTCAccatttttctcttcttcttcttctctatgAAAATCCAATCTCACCTCCACCAACTTGATTCCAACCCTCTAAACCTCACTGAAACCCTAACCAAAAATGGCGAATTCATCATATTTATTAACCTTTTAGCAACAACTCCAGTTCCCTCTCAAATCCAAAAACAACTCACCATCTCACCACTCGGCCTCACAGTTTTTGCGCCCAGCGATCCCGCTTTTTCCGATCTCGAACCGGATACAATACTCAATCTCACCGCTCAAAGATTAAACGAGCTCGTCAGGTATCATATTTTACCTAGATTTTACAACTTGAACGATCTTTTTTCGGTTAAGAATCCGATTAGAACTCAGGCGAGTGGTCAAGAAGGTGGTGCGTTCAGTCTTAACTTCACGGTGACAGATGATGGTGAGAGAGTTAAAGCGTTGACTGGAGTTGTTGGGGCTGAGATCAAGAAAGTGTTGAGGCAAGAGTTTCCGTTGGCTGTTTACGGAATTGATGAGGTGTTGTTGCCGGCGGAACTGTTCGGAGAAGAGCCTCTGATTATGGAAGCTCCGGCTCAGCGGCTGCCGGAAGAAATTTTGTTGGAGTTGGTTGAACACGGTGCAGATTACTTAACAGCAGCCAATATTGGttgtaaaaacaattaa